Genomic segment of Plasmodium vinckei vinckei genome assembly, chromosome: PVVCY_10:
gaatgaaaaaaaaaaaacgttTTCCAAGATTTAATAACCCTTGGGAAAACGTGAAAAGCCTCAAAAATTGCGACATTGATCTGGTATTTTCCTATGATTTGAGCAAAGGTGTTAATAATAAGTTTGTTTCATTTGCtcttaatttattatcggttagtaaaaaatatgatttaatatttataagttATGATCAGTATATTCACATATACGAATTAAACAAACTTATAGATAATAGTAAATGTTATAGAAATGAACATTTTAAGAGTGAAAAATCGAAGAGTATTAatagttttataaaatatggaatAGAAAAAGGTAATAAGTCTTTTAGGAATTTGAATAAACTTATATATGCTTATGACgatgttaaaaaaagtttagATTTAAATGAATGTTGTATTCCTTATCCttcaataatattatcTCCATATATGAATTCCAAAGGAtatgttaatataaaatgtgaagaagacaaaaattatgataaaagCTTATTAATATCAGTTGGATGGTCTGAAGATACGaatgtttattatattgacAAAATTGCagaatgtataaatattaaaaataatataaaatatttattagaaAAAGATGTATATGATATGGCGagatttgaaaaaaatgatttaaatattaatgagaAATATCACCTCAATATGGGTAATAGTTTTTTTCAAAGTTTTACTGATccatatcattttttaaaaaaaataaaaatcgacgaagataattttatattaaatttattatataataatgatgataacAAAAGCAATACCAACAACATTTGTAATGGTTATGATGATGCCTTTGAGTTGTCCTCAAGCttgaataattttgattatttaaaaaacacTGAAAAACAGAAAAGAAATTGGCGTTTATATAAGTTGGCAATTAAAAGTAAGAGGAAAAgaacaataaaaaaggcACACACCAaattaaatcaaataaaggGGTTAGATAAAAACTCAGATGCTGCTAGCATTGATCTTGAAAATGCTCGTCAAAATTcgaatgataaaaaaaataaattgggTATCTTAAACTTTTATAAtactgaaaaaaaaaaaaatggaatatatgtatacaaaaaacgaataaataaaatcactaaaattgaaaaccgaatatttaataaaaacgTGTCTCTTAATATAAGCCTATATAGAAggtattataaatatatttcacaaaatgaagaaaatatgaaaaatggaATTTATATGAGCAATATAACTGATTCAATAGATATAAATTCTTACAATGGGGtgaaaaaaggaaaagaaAAGCGAAAcaaacaaacaaaatttCGAGTAAGTGACATTTATAGTAGTCTTGAAAGTGCTGAAGAAGAGGCAGAAGAAGATGACGAAGAGTCATatgaaaaaggaaatagaaattcaaataatttaaaaaaagcatatataaaatttaaaaaattaaatcaaaattacgatttaaaaaatgatgaatcAGATATAGAAGaaattacattttataaaaaatatcatgGTGATACTTATGTGGGGTATAATTTGAGAAATAATTTACACAtagatgaaaaaaacagTTACATAAACGCAATTAGAATGGAagatgaattttttaatgaatatataaagtcTTCTGATGACGAAGATGGATATGATAGTAACattgaaaatgtaaatagCATAACACAAATGAAAAGGCAAACAATACAAGAAAAtacaaacaaattaaaaattatagataaaaatatgaaggGATATagggaaaatataaagatattagataaaataaaagaaagcagaaaaaaaattgttaatttttggaagttatatataaaaaaagaatactACAATGCATATAGTAAAAAGTTAGAATCGTTTTTAGATCCATGtactaaaataaaatatcataatatatggaatcaatttgatatattttcatttgatttatttaatttgggATATTATGATCAGATATTAAAATCgtcttatttatttgttgaACCAGATATTGTATTTAATAACAAACATTGTTGTAAATCTGATACATCAACTTGGgctatttcttttaatttttctaaaaatttattagcAATTGGTTCAAATacacataatataaatatatacaatttgaATAACTTTTACTATTTTAGAAAGAGGTACAACTATGATGAAGCAaccaaattttttaaaagcaCTTTTATcgataaaaaatttgaaaccagtaatttatttgaaaacgGCTTTAAATGTTTATTAGAAGCTTGTAATATAAGTGATggaaatgttttttttaaaaaaggtaGAAAGAGACGAATTGATAGGAGGATGTGTgaaaatagaaataaagGAAATAATACTAAGTCCCATAACCTTGACGATATAGACAACATTTggattaatataaatgcagaaaattataataaaagtatgaaaaaaatatgtgaatATAGTTATGATTGTGAAGAAGAATCAATGCCTGATAGGAAATATGATGATATTTTCGAACAAACTGGAATAGATAatctattaaaaataagaaagaaaaaaaaacaaaataggAATAACTTTGACAGTGATAATGAAAGTGTGATGGAAAGACAACATAAAATGAAACTTTGTATAAACGAAATAAACACGAGTACACTTTACAAAAATAGCTATATTCCGGTAAACTTATTAATACTATTTAATAGAAGGCGAGaagttttgaaaaatagtttattaacaatatcatttaattttcctAGAGATTCAATTatgctttttttaaaagaaactAATTTAGGGGATgaaatttgtaaaataaaatgtaaaaggaaatataatattaaaagtataataaaaagtatgaggaatttatatagtaaaaaaCATGAATCCACCGAATggaataatttaaaattatttagtaACCATACTgtgataaataataattattattatttaaaaaattggtatattaaatatttacgTAACAATCttatattaacaataaataaaaagtatttCTTAATGCAACATAAgaaaaatgtgaaaaaatCAGGTTGTGGAAAAAAGTGTAGTAGTATAAATGGAggcataaataaataccTATTTAGTGATgagtatataaataaattttttaataccaTCTATAGAtccgaaaaaaaatgttttaattttatggaaaaagaaaataagaGTATTATAACGGAGTGTTTTGAGAAGAGAGATGAGAAGTGTTGGAAATTTTGCAAGTGCTTAAAATGtgataaaaacaaaaagttGTTGCTATatactaatatatatagctaCAAATACGCAAACGAAGTGTTGAAAAGTATATCCACCAAATTTAGAAAGTTTATTAAAGAAAGACATGGCtttaattttctatatacaaataaactGTGTTctaatttaaatgatatatttatagttTTGGATAAAAATCAGACAAAAGAAGACATATATAACTATACAGATGTGtctcaaaaatatattaataatctAAAAACAGTTATAAGTAATATACATACCCATTCTATAGTGGGAAAATGTTCAAATTGTAAACAGCAAAGCTCAATCGTGAAAACATTTGCAAAAGAAAACACCGAACCGCACGAATCGGAATTATATgccaaaaaaattttaataatttgcGAATTACGTGATcataatagtaatatattagacaagatattattaacaaatgAAACAATAGATGAAAATGccgattttttttctgcTTCATTTTCTGGGAGTGAGGATGATGATCCGAgcaataatgatatatttccattccatttaaataaaaaaagcaaaaatcgtagtaatacaaataataatggaaataaCGATAACTCGAATGATGAATACAATGAAAGAAACGAAAATTtcgcaaaaaaaaaaaagaaaaaaaaaaagagttTTAAAAGAGGAATTGGAAATAAAAGGCATTTAAGTGGTATTCTAAATCAAACTattaaaatggaaatatttgaattaaTTAAACATAAACCCAAAATAAcactaaaaaataataaaaataaattacgaaaacataaatttgcaaatattattaacaataaTTCTTCGATTAGTTCAGGATCAGATTCAAAAGAAAGTAGTTCATCACACCATAGCGTGCAAATTAATGATAATGTAGAATATTTGAGCTATCATGCATTTAGAATGAATAACAATTTGGACGGTTTTGAAAACACAGATATATTGAACGATATAATCAGTAATAATAGCGATCGCTATGAGAATACAAATGAACATGATCTTAATACAAGCcaaacaataaatataaatgtaattAGTGGGACTCGTAGAATGTTCAGAGGGGAATATAATTATGGATTTTCTAATAACGAGGAAATGCTTGCTCGagcattaaataattttcgaATTCTTAGAACCGgactttttaataattctaGAAATGATTCTACTAGTAATTCCAATGACAATAATTTAGGATCGAATGTGGTAAATCAAAATACTCATCGAATTGTTAGAGAGTCACCAAATAATTCTCAAGGAAATTCAATAGGTGGTTCTAACGACAATAACGATTCTAATAGTGCTTATATCTTCACTAATTGGAATACTCctcatttaaatattttccctAATATATCCATgtatgaatatttaaataatgtgaCTCCATCAGCCAATGCATCCAATTTAAACGCAAGGACtacaaatgataataatgaaaatgagaACAACATACATactgaaaatgataatagcATAGCCATGAATGCATATACAActtcaaatataaataataatttgaattCCACTGAGCAGAGCAACGCATATGTAAGAGGGAACTATGGTGatgaattaaatgaaaataattatgcttataataatataaattatgatgtaaatacaaataatataaatattcgaAATAATCTTTCAAATGATATTTCTAATCTCGTgcaattaaataatagtaatgaGTTGGTTTTTCTTAAtgttgtatataataacgCTTCGGAAAATGGAGTTGAAAATATGGATAGATTCcccttttttcatttaactaatgcatatttaaatacaaaTGTTATGAACAACGTTGAAAggaatatgataaataattCTGTTCACGAAAATAATACAGATATAAATTCCGCCAATAATGTTATTGGTAATTTTGTTGGCAATATAGATGATAATGGTGAAGATTATGCTGAAAAcgcaaataataatttggaGGGTAATGCTACAAATGATCCAAGAAATAACAcaggaaataatataagacGAAGTGCAGGAACTTTATGGGGGAATTTATTGAACAGAGTAAACGCAAACATGAACGGCCAAATAGCAAGACCGAACCTACTTAGTcttaataatgtaaaaaatttaataataatggaaaGTTTAAAtcgtttaaaaaataaagtcaaaaaaataaatgaattaaacaaaaagtTTAGTGAAGTTCCATTTAAATTAACCCATATTactgaattaaaaaaatatgatgtaaaaattaaatatgtatatacctTATCAAAAAGTGCAGatgaaatttttatgaattataataatatggatAATTCAGACTTACAGTacaattttgttattatatgtgAAGGAGTtcaagaaaaatatataaataagcatccttttgtaaaaaataaaaagaaaaatgaaaattatcaaatggaaaaaacaattaaaaaaaagataattcaagtaaatgatataaatagttaTTTCAATGGTTTAGATAAATTACATGAAACTAATGAAGAAGACAATAATGTCAGCCCCTTTATGAAATCTGAAGGGGATTATGAAAACTCAATAAATAGCAGCATGCTCCGTATTATGAATTCAGATAGTTTtcaaaatgatgaaaacaatatttttagaaaTAATGGAAAGAGTTATAAAACTGAGGAAAATTACAAAGACTGTATTGGTGCCGATTTGATTGATGGTGTAAATTATAGTAATGATATGGGAGATTATTCGAAGAAGTTTGATGAATTAGGGAACGACGACGAActaaaaatggatatagATCAAAATGATGCTTATATAGATACATATGATAAATCAGATGAATCGTCTTATTATTCCTTTTCAAGCAATACAGAAAGCGATTTTAGCAATATCGAAGAAACATCATGTGATGAGTGCCCTGAATGTGAGGAGTATTcacaattattttataatcatAGAAgtaatgtaataaaatttaaatcggcatataaatttataaaaggtAAATactctattttatttacaaataatttcaatgtagatataaaaagtaaCAAAAACGgagaaattataaaatattatttaaagcAAAATCGttctgaaaaaaaatcattcaaccctcaaaaaaaaaataataaagaagcTAAAATTGTGGCTCTACATATGAAGGATTTTGATTACAAATCAGATGATacttcaaataaaaatgaaataaaaagtgaaaatattaaagacAATGAAAATAGCGAATATAGCGATGAATATAATGACAATGATGAAATCATAATTGATTCAAAATGGATACACAAAACTTTATTGcaagaaaattattatgagtGCAAAGAAGAAAAATGCGATGAAAAGAAAACGAAGGAAGAAAAAAGTAACGAACAAATTAAGGAAGTTTTCGAAAAAACAGACAGTGTAGGAACCAAGAAAATAAGTGAATATATGATTGACAaggaaaatgatataaatgattGGATCAAAAACAAACTAAAagtggaaaaaataaaacgaTATTA
This window contains:
- a CDS encoding WD repeat-containing protein, putative, producing the protein MKKKKRFPRFNNPWENVKSLKNCDIDLVFSYDLSKGVNNKFVSFALNLLSVSKKYDLIFISYDQYIHIYELNKLIDNSKCYRNEHFKSEKSKSINSFIKYGIEKGNKSFRNLNKLIYAYDDVKKSLDLNECCIPYPSIILSPYMNSKGYVNIKCEEDKNYDKSLLISVGWSEDTNVYYIDKIAECINIKNNIKYLLEKDVYDMARFEKNDLNINEKYHLNMGNSFFQSFTDPYHFLKKIKIDEDNFILNLLYNNDDNKSNTNNICNGYDDAFELSSSLNNFDYLKNTEKQKRNWRLYKLAIKSKRKRTIKKAHTKLNQIKGLDKNSDAASIDLENARQNSNDKKNKLGILNFYNTEKKKNGIYVYKKRINKITKIENRIFNKNVSLNISLYRRYYKYISQNEENMKNGIYMSNITDSIDINSYNGVKKGKEKRNKQTKFRVSDIYSSLESAEEEAEEDDEESYEKGNRNSNNLKKAYIKFKKLNQNYDLKNDESDIEEITFYKKYHGDTYVGYNLRNNLHIDEKNSYINAIRMEDEFFNEYIKSSDDEDGYDSNIENVNSITQMKRQTIQENTNKLKIIDKNMKGYRENIKILDKIKESRKKIVNFWKLYIKKEYYNAYSKKLESFLDPCTKIKYHNIWNQFDIFSFDLFNLGYYDQILKSSYLFVEPDIVFNNKHCCKSDTSTWAISFNFSKNLLAIGSNTHNINIYNLNNFYYFRKRYNYDEATKFFKSTFIDKKFETSNLFENGFKCLLEACNISDGNVFFKKGRKRRIDRRMCENRNKGNNTKSHNLDDIDNIWININAENYNKSMKKICEYSYDCEEESMPDRKYDDIFEQTGIDNLLKIRKKKKQNRNNFDSDNESVMERQHKMKLCINEINTSTLYKNSYIPVNLLILFNRRREVLKNSLLTISFNFPRDSIMLFLKETNLGDEICKIKCKRKYNIKSIIKSMRNLYSKKHESTEWNNLKLFSNHTVINNNYYYLKNWYIKYLRNNLILTINKKYFLMQHKKNVKKSGCGKKCSSINGGINKYLFSDEYINKFFNTIYRSEKKCFNFMEKENKSIITECFEKRDEKCWKFCKCLKCDKNKKLLLYTNIYSYKYANEVLKSISTKFRKFIKERHGFNFLYTNKLCSNLNDIFIVLDKNQTKEDIYNYTDVSQKYINNLKTVISNIHTHSIVGKCSNCKQQSSIVKTFAKENTEPHESELYAKKILIICELRDHNSNILDKILLTNETIDENADFFSASFSGSEDDDPSNNDIFPFHLNKKSKNRSNTNNNGNNDNSNDEYNERNENFAKKKKKKKKSFKRGIGNKRHLSGILNQTIKMEIFELIKHKPKITLKNNKNKLRKHKFANIINNNSSISSGSDSKESSSSHHSVQINDNVEYLSYHAFRMNNNLDGFENTDILNDIISNNSDRYENTNEHDLNTSQTININVISGTRRMFRGEYNYGFSNNEEMLARALNNFRILRTGLFNNSRNDSTSNSNDNNLGSNVVNQNTHRIVRESPNNSQGNSIGGSNDNNDSNSAYIFTNWNTPHLNIFPNISMYEYLNNVTPSANASNLNARTTNDNNENENNIHTENDNSIAMNAYTTSNINNNLNSTEQSNAYVRGNYGDELNENNYAYNNINYDVNTNNINIRNNLSNDISNLVQLNNSNELVFLNVVYNNASENGVENMDRFPFFHLTNAYLNTNVMNNVERNMINNSVHENNTDINSANNVIGNFVGNIDDNGEDYAENANNNLEGNATNDPRNNTGNNIRRSAGTLWGNLLNRVNANMNGQIARPNLLSLNNVKNLIIMESLNRLKNKVKKINELNKKFSEVPFKLTHITELKKYDVKIKYVYTLSKSADEIFMNYNNMDNSDLQYNFVIICEGVQEKYINKHPFVKNKKKNENYQMEKTIKKKIIQVNDINSYFNGLDKLHETNEEDNNVSPFMKSEGDYENSINSSMLRIMNSDSFQNDENNIFRNNGKSYKTEENYKDCIGADLIDGVNYSNDMGDYSKKFDELGNDDELKMDIDQNDAYIDTYDKSDESSYYSFSSNTESDFSNIEETSCDECPECEEYSQLFYNHRSNVIKFKSAYKFIKGKYSILFTNNFNVDIKSNKNGEIIKYYLKQNRSEKKSFNPQKKNNKEAKIVALHMKDFDYKSDDTSNKNEIKSENIKDNENSEYSDEYNDNDEIIIDSKWIHKTLLQENYYECKEEKCDEKKTKEEKSNEQIKEVFEKTDSVGTKKISEYMIDKENDINDWIKNKLKVEKIKRYYNCNVSSLIQYKSKEIAKYLFDEKNIKYFEKFFTCTLLKNNFRDKIKNNLENEEKSLENEIISTYSNVSFYTSDWYDIFYKFIFETSPRFCEKIIKHHQHNIPCVKFSPDDRFLLSCSVDKSIVLWNIFNTKNERLEKNYNIYDHIFPSLRHEHSYRKNNEPDHVINNEFEYNTKIEELKEKDIGIEKDCDYLSGYKNYPNVLSNIFVKMSNMKKKIIFEKPFHKTKMYKFKKETELIDKIKSSNIVCKQNLSNMGWVGDFVIKKYIPKFDFLSELFQEFSQFEVTSSYNYSIYCQCAYKPISNFLPLFEKYSIFQLFRSSFLCIRKKSISGEYAKQEESATPWMKNQNKQTTDLERNIIKYLYKIGMKRQKYFSDGNTKNVINILVGKNINNKYSKKKLKKIYKAMKYIAKSLLKPYILVNPPRNSDSYNKEKILELKEGDLKCNSCILTDYELDYSTNDGQRSYKNLKGETKYDYNFYTYIKNKLQKKKLKHKNMQKNGVDDFSYLCEQEPKDKLESDHSSISFDEGMEEFLEINDSVNSENYNNNINEYDNRFDTNRVNRMEDEKEKAKKKKTDTKTKQADEDLDIDYVKRIQFEKSLIYKHICRIKNDTSIRFLSKENKKIKNAYDINFSKWKTILEKVMNQYSDMKIFRHIYNHIKRKIIRKNVKKYLLTKQNIYFNFHVTKNYKDSKILNELLTNYSTYFYDGIESRDKDGNEEKPIDVKNMNKHFYSYLKLKRNLNNDTNKCVVYSSDEDKNCSNQMKEKSKFKKLDYNKDISSNSKNLCYTIILKNNLENFHNVINNIINISNRNKIINHHKYFRLNWVFNCDNYTYIKREIEKMKNKKKPTNIADDDNNKSKKWYKKGEIFEAFFKDFDKLDLRYSQSEEPNEDDTSLDTKFNYSKKVKSGIKKGKLKKKTNNDIEGALKERAKYNICYLNSKEENYKLNYFYNLNVLQRLYKHCGNGLIIVNMQYCKGMKTEEEKNNNITKQNSESINNIRGENVVFDVDIFVCKDKFNDKIELEHISKNKKSKIFKTIIFIIKVNLDALKKYVMKKIIFEHKFINNKFYINVKVMKIFYLTALRNWGLRNKKCQNVLRNAKVNKKNILKSHLSKEEYIFFMYLTKNLFNNRYKYSLTKKLVYKNVVKIIHFIFNAKSINITKNIIKNPIFKLSNIDDTSILSNDIFSSTFKLFFSLLPPKKKYILILNISMLRFLYSHISDSVERKGKKNQNYYYRNNTCHCKMDKKEKIQTIINKEEKKQLNNYLVLSADKNKLYLLKMHFTKLTNSFFSTKFVPIVVQRIPQEHKILGSFKSSRISLLKIIYEKSCIILANQYSNMIIIYFVKKCIYTKTYFLIPYYTIPLYTEKIARIAIPGFNRNIIYGNTKQFLNNINYNFKNILIGNEKDTNEEKNFYIAGLDVVYVKGGENDFMINIYAILLSNIMFCYKLNFSYY